In Kaistella faecalis, a genomic segment contains:
- a CDS encoding nitroreductase family protein: MEKSQVLKEIIESRKSIFPKDYTDADIEQEVLNEILNSATFAPNHKRTKPWRFKVFKNEEKLLLGQKLAEIYKSTVLPEQFLEKKYLSITEKAGKANVIVTISVNFSGLLPEWEEIAATAMAVQNMYLTCTAHNIGCYWSSPGMIKHLDEFLGLEENQKCYGLFFMGNI, from the coding sequence ATGGAAAAATCACAAGTATTAAAGGAAATTATAGAAAGCAGAAAAAGTATTTTTCCTAAAGATTATACAGACGCGGACATAGAGCAGGAAGTTTTGAATGAAATTTTGAACTCCGCAACATTTGCGCCCAATCATAAGAGAACGAAGCCCTGGCGTTTTAAAGTTTTTAAAAATGAAGAGAAGCTGTTATTGGGTCAGAAATTGGCTGAAATCTATAAATCGACGGTTTTACCTGAACAGTTTTTAGAAAAAAAATATTTAAGCATCACCGAGAAGGCTGGCAAAGCCAATGTTATTGTTACGATTTCCGTCAACTTCAGCGGATTGCTCCCAGAATGGGAAGAAATTGCGGCTACCGCAATGGCTGTGCAGAATATGTATCTTACCTGTACTGCCCATAACATAGGCTGCTACTGGAGCAGTCCCGGAATGATTAAGCATCTGGATGAATTTCTTGGTTTAGAGGAAAACCAGAAATGTTACGGTTTATTTTTTATGGGAAATATTTAA
- a CDS encoding endonuclease/exonuclease/phosphatase family protein codes for MVHELKELIAFYNVENLFSPDPPSVHRLDPTLSGLRNWDEKRYKNKLLKIAQVFQLIKEAEETLPMFIGFSEIQGQAPLDELVTMAPFNSEYGVVHYDSMDERGVDVALIYDKNKVQLVSSEPITYFFEIEDNNPANYDTTRDVLWCKFQYAGQLLNVFVLHLPSKRERNINRPKREFILKDIREKVININSEQNEAVIICGDFNENPDDENVKNLLYDDQSDKILIDPFFELFQNKSYSTFHYKNGLLFDQIILSKEFFGTSFPLHFTSAKVFNHPKLSSWDRKFAGRPFRTYAGTRYLGGYSDHFPVMTEFTVNL; via the coding sequence ATGGTACATGAACTGAAAGAGCTTATTGCATTTTATAACGTGGAGAATTTATTTTCTCCCGACCCGCCGTCAGTTCATCGCTTAGATCCCACATTGTCAGGCTTAAGAAACTGGGACGAAAAAAGGTACAAAAACAAACTCCTGAAAATTGCACAGGTTTTTCAGTTAATTAAGGAGGCTGAAGAGACTTTGCCCATGTTCATCGGTTTTTCCGAAATCCAGGGGCAGGCTCCGTTGGATGAGTTGGTTACCATGGCTCCGTTTAATTCGGAATATGGAGTGGTACACTATGATTCCATGGATGAGAGAGGAGTTGATGTGGCACTGATTTATGATAAGAATAAAGTACAGCTTGTTTCATCCGAGCCGATTACTTATTTTTTTGAGATTGAAGACAATAATCCTGCAAACTACGATACGACGAGAGATGTGTTATGGTGTAAATTCCAGTATGCGGGGCAGTTGCTCAATGTATTTGTACTGCATCTTCCATCCAAAAGAGAGAGAAACATTAATCGTCCCAAACGCGAATTTATCCTGAAAGATATTCGTGAGAAAGTGATCAATATAAATTCTGAACAGAATGAAGCAGTAATTATATGTGGGGATTTCAATGAAAATCCAGATGATGAAAATGTAAAAAATCTTCTTTATGATGATCAATCTGATAAAATTCTCATAGATCCGTTTTTTGAGCTCTTTCAGAATAAGTCCTATTCCACCTTCCATTATAAAAATGGCTTGCTTTTTGACCAAATTATTTTGTCAAAAGAGTTCTTTGGAACCTCTTTCCCGCTACATTTTACGTCAGCGAAAGTCTTTAATCATCCTAAATTAAGCAGCTGGGACAGGAAATTTGCCGGCAGGCCATTTAGGACCTACGCAGGCACCCGCTATTTAGGCGGATACAGTGACCATTTCCCTGTGATGACAGAATTCACAGTTAATTTATAA
- the rlmB gene encoding 23S rRNA (guanosine(2251)-2'-O)-methyltransferase RlmB — MKDDFIFGLRPVMEAIEAGKTIDKIFLQNALQGEIYHELKTLLSKNNIRPNYVPVEKLNRFTRKNHQGVVAFISDVPFEKIEDVLPQLFEEGKTPFILILDRLTDVRNFGAICRTAECVGIHAIVLPEKGAAPINSDAIKTSAGAIYNVRICKEKNLAHTVDFLQQSGIQVFAATEKAQKLIYDVDFTQPCSIVMGNEETGISKEVLHHSDEKIKLPIEGKTQSLNVSVACGAILYEAVRQKLSTPV; from the coding sequence ATGAAAGACGACTTTATTTTTGGTTTGCGACCTGTAATGGAAGCAATTGAAGCCGGAAAAACAATTGACAAGATATTTTTGCAGAATGCTTTGCAGGGCGAAATCTATCACGAACTCAAAACTCTTTTATCCAAAAATAACATCCGCCCGAATTATGTTCCGGTAGAAAAACTTAACCGTTTTACCCGTAAAAATCATCAGGGTGTCGTGGCATTTATTTCAGATGTGCCTTTTGAGAAGATTGAAGATGTACTGCCGCAACTTTTCGAAGAGGGAAAAACTCCTTTCATATTGATATTGGACCGTTTAACTGATGTTAGAAATTTCGGGGCAATTTGCCGTACTGCAGAATGTGTGGGTATTCACGCGATTGTTTTACCTGAAAAAGGTGCGGCGCCCATTAATTCAGATGCTATTAAAACTTCTGCAGGGGCGATTTACAATGTGAGAATCTGTAAAGAAAAAAATCTGGCACATACCGTAGATTTTCTTCAGCAGTCAGGGATTCAGGTTTTTGCAGCTACAGAGAAAGCTCAGAAACTTATTTATGACGTAGATTTTACCCAGCCTTGCTCTATCGTAATGGGAAATGAGGAAACCGGAATTTCTAAAGAAGTTCTGCATCATTCTGACGAGAAAATTAAACTTCCCATTGAAGGAAAAACACAGTCTCTTAATGTTTCTGTAGCGTGCGGAGCCATTCTATATGAAGCGGTCCGCCAGAAACTGTCGACGCCGGTTTAA
- a CDS encoding GreA/GreB family elongation factor, producing MRSSTVLKSDIRNHVIDIIIGKIKKLEKFLDFTLEASREIKKTPKYDSIREEMQEEIYQMQKQLASLKDLQRNMTKVLNASTQRVAVGSLVFTNKARFYISVSLGEFFYEGDRFYAISEESPMAKILFGKKAGDSFVLNNIAQTIENVI from the coding sequence ATGCGAAGCAGTACGGTTTTAAAAAGTGATATACGCAATCACGTTATCGATATTATCATCGGGAAAATAAAGAAACTCGAAAAGTTTCTGGATTTCACTTTGGAAGCCAGCCGCGAAATCAAAAAGACACCGAAATACGATTCGATCCGCGAGGAGATGCAGGAAGAAATTTATCAGATGCAGAAGCAACTGGCTTCACTGAAAGATCTTCAGAGAAATATGACTAAAGTTCTAAATGCATCCACGCAGCGGGTCGCGGTCGGATCATTGGTCTTTACGAATAAAGCAAGATTTTATATTTCGGTTTCTCTGGGTGAGTTTTTCTATGAAGGCGACCGGTTCTATGCGATTTCTGAGGAAAGTCCTATGGCAAAGATCCTCTTCGGTAAAAAAGCCGGAGATTCTTTTGTTCTCAATAACATCGCCCAGACTATTGAAAACGTGATATAG
- a CDS encoding T9SS type A sorting domain-containing protein, giving the protein MKKLLFSIIFIGSLTVLSEKVSAQSVVREPISASQKSEDAVIVAYPNPARDFIVVKSKDSFVKIKSVTFYSILGMQVAEYALNKNSAEIRLDRLRPGKYLMRYTMSDNTQKVTQIVKQ; this is encoded by the coding sequence GTGAAAAAATTATTATTTTCAATCATATTTATCGGCAGTTTAACAGTTTTATCGGAAAAAGTTTCCGCTCAGTCTGTGGTAAGAGAACCGATTTCAGCATCTCAAAAATCTGAGGATGCGGTGATTGTCGCTTATCCTAATCCTGCGAGAGATTTTATCGTTGTAAAATCAAAGGATTCCTTTGTAAAAATTAAATCTGTTACCTTTTATTCAATCCTTGGAATGCAGGTTGCTGAATATGCATTAAATAAGAACTCAGCCGAAATAAGACTTGACAGGTTAAGGCCGGGCAAATACCTGATGCGCTACACGATGAGTGACAATACACAGAAAGTGACCCAAATCGTTAAACAATAA
- the hemB gene encoding porphobilinogen synthase, producing MIIYSRNRRLRTSPSIRALVQETVLTTNDLVMPIFVMEGTNTQEPIPSMPGIFRRTLDLTVKECQELYSMGVKAVNLYMKVSENLKDNKGTESWNKNGLMQNTIKAIKDAIPGMIVMPDVALDPYSIYGHDGIITTGKVDNDATNEALVKMSVSLAEAGADILAPSDMMDGRVAAIRTSLEESGFTDVGILSYAAKYASSFYGPFRSALDSAPKEDADIPKDKKTYQMDFHNSREAMDEVMKDVAEGADIIMIKPGMPYLDIVAKVREAIDLPIAVYNVSGEYAMLKAAAQNGWLDNDKAIIESLTCIKRAGADMIFTYAAKEAAVLLNK from the coding sequence ATGATTATATACTCAAGAAACCGACGGTTACGAACTAGCCCGTCAATCCGAGCACTGGTGCAGGAAACTGTTCTAACCACGAACGACCTGGTGATGCCCATATTTGTAATGGAAGGCACAAATACCCAGGAACCTATCCCTTCAATGCCGGGAATTTTCCGCAGAACACTTGATCTTACCGTCAAGGAATGTCAGGAATTATACAGCATGGGAGTTAAAGCGGTTAATCTTTACATGAAAGTTTCGGAAAATTTAAAGGACAATAAAGGAACCGAGTCCTGGAATAAAAACGGCTTGATGCAGAATACCATTAAAGCTATTAAAGACGCTATTCCGGGAATGATTGTGATGCCGGATGTTGCTTTGGATCCCTACTCGATCTATGGACACGACGGAATTATCACCACCGGAAAAGTTGATAATGATGCAACGAATGAAGCGCTGGTAAAAATGTCGGTTTCACTTGCAGAAGCCGGGGCAGACATTTTGGCTCCAAGCGACATGATGGACGGAAGAGTTGCAGCAATAAGAACAAGTCTGGAAGAAAGCGGTTTTACAGATGTTGGAATCTTAAGTTACGCAGCGAAATACGCCAGTTCGTTTTATGGCCCATTCCGAAGTGCTTTGGACTCTGCACCTAAAGAAGATGCAGATATTCCGAAGGACAAGAAAACTTACCAGATGGATTTTCATAATTCCCGCGAAGCAATGGACGAAGTAATGAAAGATGTTGCGGAAGGAGCCGATATTATCATGATTAAACCCGGAATGCCATATCTTGATATTGTTGCAAAAGTTCGCGAAGCTATCGATTTGCCTATCGCGGTTTATAACGTAAGCGGTGAATATGCAATGCTGAAAGCTGCAGCACAGAATGGCTGGCTTGATAACGACAAAGCGATTATCGAAAGTTTAACCTGCATCAAAAGAGCGGGTGCCGACATGATTTTTACTTACGCAGCGAAAGAAGCGGCCGTTCTGCTTAATAAATAA
- a CDS encoding DinB family protein, whose translation MNYHFQAHRQVRRNLLEILRNTSHRDLMQIPDGFNNNIYWNIAHTVATQQLLCYYLSGNPFRIDKYWIETYKKGTLPNLNVQQSEVDDLAFLLTETSKILMKDYDADFFADYTPYTTSFGLDLKNIQDAIIFNNMHETLHYGYAMAQKRAIIGENF comes from the coding sequence ATGAATTATCATTTTCAGGCACACCGGCAAGTCCGAAGGAATCTTCTGGAGATTTTACGGAATACTTCGCATAGAGATTTAATGCAGATTCCCGACGGTTTTAACAATAATATTTACTGGAATATCGCACACACGGTCGCTACCCAGCAGCTTTTATGCTACTATCTCAGCGGAAACCCTTTCAGAATCGATAAATACTGGATCGAAACCTACAAAAAAGGCACGCTGCCGAATCTTAATGTGCAGCAGTCGGAGGTTGATGATCTGGCTTTTCTGCTAACGGAAACCTCGAAAATTTTGATGAAGGATTACGATGCCGATTTTTTTGCAGATTACACGCCTTATACAACCAGTTTTGGTTTGGATCTGAAGAATATTCAGGATGCCATTATCTTCAATAATATGCATGAAACATTGCACTACGGATATGCCATGGCACAAAAAAGAGCGATTATCGGAGAAAACTTTTAA
- a CDS encoding TM2 domain-containing protein: METYGYNNPESQNQNFSNPNYRSEKKLAAGLLGILLGTFGANKFYLGYINEGIIQIVLNIVTCGIATVIPFIEGIIYLTMSDEQFDRTYVQGRKTWF, translated from the coding sequence ATGGAAACTTACGGCTACAATAATCCCGAATCCCAAAATCAAAACTTCAGTAACCCAAATTACCGCTCAGAAAAGAAACTGGCTGCAGGACTTTTAGGAATTTTACTTGGTACGTTCGGTGCGAATAAATTTTATTTGGGCTACATCAATGAAGGGATCATACAGATTGTCCTGAATATTGTAACCTGTGGAATCGCAACCGTAATTCCGTTTATCGAAGGAATTATTTACCTCACCATGAGCGACGAGCAGTTCGACCGCACTTATGTACAGGGCAGAAAAACATGGTTCTAA
- a CDS encoding Lrp/AsnC ligand binding domain-containing protein gives MKSAINSSYHLDSVDKEIIYMLMDNAKTSLAHISKNVGISTTAVHQRIKKLEQAGVIENSISFLNPRKIGYKVVSYIGVFLDQPSYYHDAVKALKEVNEVVEAHYTTGNYTIFLKVLCRDNDHLMEILNKLQKLKGVTRTETFISLEQSINRQLKV, from the coding sequence ATGAAAAGCGCAATAAATTCAAGTTATCACCTCGATTCAGTAGATAAGGAAATTATTTATATGTTGATGGATAATGCCAAAACCTCATTGGCACATATTTCGAAAAACGTCGGGATTTCAACAACTGCAGTTCACCAAAGAATTAAAAAACTGGAGCAGGCAGGAGTTATCGAAAACTCGATCTCTTTTCTTAATCCCAGAAAAATAGGTTACAAAGTAGTTTCATATATCGGTGTGTTTCTAGATCAGCCAAGTTATTATCATGACGCCGTAAAAGCATTGAAAGAGGTAAATGAAGTGGTAGAAGCACATTATACAACTGGTAATTATACCATTTTTTTGAAGGTACTTTGCAGAGACAATGACCATTTGATGGAAATTCTCAATAAACTTCAGAAACTCAAAGGCGTAACCAGAACCGAAACTTTCATATCTTTGGAGCAGAGTATTAACCGACAACTGAAAGTATAA
- a CDS encoding NAD(P)/FAD-dependent oxidoreductase codes for METREKIVIIGGGFAGLQLAKSLNNRRKKVIVIDRVNHHMFQPLFYQVACGRIEPSNISFPFRKIFQRSRNIQYRMTDVQKILPEQNKIITEDAEFTYDKLVIATGCKTNFFGNSKMEGLTFGMKNTQEAIAIRNHVLLTFERLIIERKRSDDGNWNIVIVGSGPTGVELAGAFSEMKKDILPRDYPHMNFENLNIILVSSTLTPLSVMSEDSQKMSEKYLKELGVRFMSDEFVTDYDGDRVYMKSGKTIPSNNVIWAAGVTGNIIDGLAPEIMVRNRYKTDRFNRILGYENIYAIGDIAYMETPKYPQAHPQVANVAINQGKNLGRNFLKKSESEWQKYEYNDQGSMATIGKHRAVVDLPNFKFQGFLAWYFWMFLHLMLILSVRNKIAVFFNWMWSYVNKDSSLRLIIIPNKKNDTEQ; via the coding sequence ATGGAAACACGCGAAAAAATAGTGATCATCGGTGGTGGATTTGCGGGCTTGCAGTTGGCCAAGTCTCTTAACAATAGGAGAAAGAAGGTTATTGTAATCGATAGAGTGAACCATCACATGTTTCAGCCGCTGTTTTATCAGGTTGCCTGCGGCCGTATTGAACCCAGTAATATCTCCTTTCCTTTCCGTAAAATTTTTCAGCGTTCCAGAAATATTCAGTACCGGATGACCGACGTACAGAAGATTTTACCTGAGCAGAATAAAATTATTACTGAAGATGCAGAGTTTACTTACGACAAATTAGTCATTGCCACTGGATGTAAAACTAATTTTTTCGGGAACAGTAAGATGGAAGGCCTGACCTTCGGGATGAAAAACACGCAGGAAGCAATTGCCATCCGAAACCATGTTCTTCTTACCTTTGAGAGACTTATCATAGAAAGAAAACGCAGCGATGACGGCAACTGGAATATTGTAATCGTAGGAAGCGGACCAACCGGTGTAGAACTCGCAGGCGCTTTTTCCGAAATGAAGAAAGATATCCTGCCCCGCGATTATCCTCATATGAATTTTGAGAATCTCAATATTATTCTGGTAAGTTCTACACTGACGCCGCTAAGTGTGATGAGCGAAGATTCTCAGAAAATGTCAGAAAAATATCTGAAAGAACTGGGGGTCCGCTTTATGAGTGATGAATTTGTAACCGATTACGACGGCGACAGGGTTTATATGAAAAGCGGTAAAACAATTCCATCGAATAACGTCATTTGGGCAGCCGGAGTAACCGGAAATATTATCGACGGTCTTGCGCCGGAGATTATGGTAAGAAACCGTTATAAAACCGACCGTTTCAACCGCATCCTGGGGTATGAAAATATTTACGCAATTGGCGACATTGCCTACATGGAAACTCCCAAATATCCGCAGGCCCATCCTCAGGTGGCAAATGTTGCCATCAACCAGGGTAAAAATCTCGGAAGAAATTTTTTAAAGAAATCTGAGAGCGAGTGGCAGAAGTACGAATACAATGATCAGGGAAGCATGGCAACGATAGGGAAGCATAGAGCGGTCGTTGATTTGCCTAATTTTAAGTTTCAGGGTTTTCTGGCGTGGTATTTCTGGATGTTCCTTCATTTAATGCTGATTCTCTCGGTAAGAAACAAAATTGCCGTTTTCTTCAACTGGATGTGGAGTTATGTTAATAAAGACTCTTCCCTGCGACTTATTATTATCCCCAACAAAAAGAACGATACTGAACAATGA
- the trmD gene encoding tRNA (guanosine(37)-N1)-methyltransferase TrmD — MRIDIISVLPELMESPFKTSILKRAVEKGLAEVHFHHLREFGLGKHRQIDDAPYGGSAGMVMMIEPLDQCISQLKAQRDYDEVIYLTPDGETLTQKIANTFSTKQNLIFLCGHYKGIDQRVRDLHITREISIGDYVLTGGELAACVLADSVIRLLPGVLNDEQSALTDSFQDNLLSPPIYTRPSEYKGLKVPDVLLSGNLKKIQDWLHEESVKITLEKRPDLLE, encoded by the coding sequence ATGAGAATTGATATTATAAGTGTGTTACCGGAACTTATGGAGAGCCCGTTCAAAACGTCTATCCTGAAAAGAGCAGTTGAAAAGGGTTTAGCTGAAGTTCATTTTCATCATCTCCGCGAATTCGGATTGGGAAAGCACCGTCAGATTGATGATGCTCCATACGGTGGAAGTGCCGGAATGGTGATGATGATTGAGCCATTGGATCAGTGTATTTCTCAATTGAAAGCGCAGAGAGACTATGATGAGGTAATTTATCTCACCCCTGATGGAGAAACTCTTACTCAGAAAATTGCCAATACCTTTTCCACAAAACAGAATCTTATTTTTTTATGCGGTCATTACAAGGGTATTGACCAAAGAGTCCGCGATCTCCACATTACCAGGGAAATTTCAATTGGTGACTATGTTCTTACCGGCGGTGAGTTAGCTGCATGTGTATTGGCAGATTCCGTAATCAGGCTGCTTCCGGGGGTGTTAAATGATGAACAAAGTGCACTTACCGACAGTTTTCAGGATAATCTTCTCTCGCCTCCAATATATACAAGGCCTTCTGAATATAAAGGTTTGAAAGTGCCTGATGTATTGCTCAGCGGCAATCTGAAAAAAATTCAGGATTGGCTTCACGAGGAGTCTGTTAAAATCACGCTGGAAAAAAGACCCGATCTTTTAGAATAA
- a CDS encoding glycoside hydrolase family 25 protein, which translates to MPRRSTKRKITKKVHHKRRRYFLLRREVLLLILALSMLGTGFYLKQKIAFYYAMYFNKFEHKELSNTKFEEQRINRIVGQYVDKTFGIDMSHYQRKEDIRWDSLSIGNRAVPIEFVVLRATMGNRSVDRHFDEFWELAKKHNLVRGAYHFYRADEDPVRQANNFLENVHLEEGDLPPILDIEKIPRRKSNEKLIEDLKIWCRIVEEKYGEKPIIYSYYHYYKDFLRGEFDDYPLWLANYNDVLVPSPEDPWQIWQFTEKGIVYGINTKVDVNVYNGSLWSLKRLTLD; encoded by the coding sequence ATGCCCAGAAGAAGTACCAAAAGAAAAATCACCAAAAAAGTTCACCATAAGCGACGAAGATATTTCCTTCTACGCCGCGAAGTTTTACTCCTGATATTGGCGCTTTCAATGCTGGGAACAGGCTTTTATCTGAAACAGAAAATCGCGTTTTATTATGCGATGTATTTCAATAAATTCGAGCATAAAGAACTTTCAAATACCAAATTCGAAGAACAGCGGATTAACCGGATTGTTGGACAATATGTCGATAAAACTTTCGGGATTGATATGTCTCACTATCAGAGAAAAGAAGATATAAGATGGGATAGTTTAAGTATCGGAAACCGTGCTGTTCCGATAGAATTTGTAGTCTTGCGTGCTACAATGGGGAACCGGAGTGTCGACAGGCATTTTGATGAATTCTGGGAACTTGCCAAAAAACACAATCTGGTGCGTGGGGCTTATCATTTTTATCGGGCAGATGAGGATCCTGTTCGGCAAGCCAATAATTTTCTGGAAAATGTGCATCTCGAGGAAGGCGATCTACCACCTATTTTGGATATTGAAAAGATTCCCAGGAGAAAATCGAACGAAAAGCTGATCGAAGATTTGAAAATATGGTGCCGAATTGTAGAAGAAAAATACGGAGAAAAGCCCATTATTTACTCATATTACCATTACTATAAAGATTTTCTGAGGGGAGAATTTGATGATTATCCGTTGTGGCTTGCTAACTACAATGATGTTTTGGTGCCTTCGCCGGAGGATCCCTGGCAAATTTGGCAGTTCACCGAAAAAGGAATTGTTTACGGTATTAATACCAAAGTCGACGTAAATGTTTATAACGGAAGTTTATGGTCGCTTAAAAGGCTGACCTTAGATTAA
- the deoC gene encoding deoxyribose-phosphate aldolase: protein MEISKYLDSTYLKTPKQSGLSEEETLKKVYELTDEALENNFFEVMIRPDYVKEIKNYLNSKSSAVKVGTVIGFHEGTADTQSKLAEAEKAIADGVDELDYVINYEAFKTGNIDLVKSEFVEGTKLALENNKVVKWIIEIAALTDDQIVAITQKMRIWAEENFAAEDLKNIFVKTSTGFYPTENGKPNGATFEGIKIMLDNAGNLSVKAAGGVKTPSDAEKMIAMGVKRIGTSSAKSLVSDEKAVDGY, encoded by the coding sequence ATGGAAATTTCCAAATATCTAGATTCTACCTATCTTAAAACGCCTAAACAATCTGGCCTATCGGAAGAAGAAACTTTAAAGAAAGTCTACGAGCTTACTGATGAAGCACTTGAAAATAATTTCTTTGAAGTAATGATCCGTCCGGATTACGTTAAGGAAATTAAAAACTACCTAAATTCGAAGAGTTCAGCTGTAAAAGTGGGAACTGTGATTGGTTTTCATGAAGGTACCGCGGATACACAGTCCAAACTTGCTGAAGCTGAGAAAGCAATTGCTGATGGCGTTGATGAATTGGATTATGTAATCAATTATGAGGCATTCAAAACTGGAAATATCGATTTGGTCAAGAGCGAATTTGTTGAAGGTACGAAGCTCGCACTTGAAAATAATAAAGTTGTAAAATGGATTATTGAAATTGCTGCGCTTACCGATGATCAGATTGTTGCTATCACGCAGAAAATGAGAATCTGGGCGGAAGAAAATTTTGCTGCGGAAGATTTAAAAAACATTTTCGTAAAAACATCCACAGGATTTTATCCCACAGAAAACGGAAAGCCAAACGGAGCCACTTTCGAAGGAATTAAAATAATGCTTGATAACGCGGGAAATCTTTCAGTAAAAGCTGCCGGAGGTGTGAAAACTCCTTCGGATGCAGAGAAAATGATCGCAATGGGAGTTAAAAGAATCGGAACTTCTTCTGCAAAATCTTTAGTTTCCGATGAAAAAGCTGTAGATGGTTATTAA